A DNA window from Paraburkholderia sp. IMGN_8 contains the following coding sequences:
- a CDS encoding thiamine pyrophosphate-binding protein has protein sequence MTSADARCQSSKHGNQSAMLNATAIRFHQLIDSKLVIMSVNWPETIFEHFKAADVRQVAYVPDAGHKRLIELCEADAEIHAVSLTTEEEGVAMMGGAWVGGQRGVLLLQSSGVGNCINMLSLQHECRMPIVMLVTMRGEWGEFNPWQVAMGKSTQEALESAGVYVYRADDPAEVPETVRAALNFGYNTSRMVAVLIGQRVIGTKNFNK, from the coding sequence ATGACTTCTGCTGATGCACGCTGTCAGTCATCAAAGCACGGCAATCAATCAGCCATGCTTAACGCGACGGCTATCCGTTTTCATCAACTTATCGACTCAAAACTCGTCATCATGTCAGTCAACTGGCCGGAAACAATCTTCGAGCACTTCAAAGCCGCAGATGTGCGGCAAGTGGCATACGTGCCTGATGCAGGGCACAAACGTCTTATCGAACTCTGCGAAGCAGACGCCGAGATTCACGCCGTTTCCCTGACCACGGAAGAAGAAGGGGTGGCCATGATGGGCGGCGCATGGGTCGGCGGCCAGCGCGGCGTACTGCTGCTGCAGTCCAGCGGCGTAGGCAACTGCATCAACATGCTCTCGCTGCAACACGAATGCCGCATGCCCATCGTGATGCTGGTCACGATGCGCGGAGAGTGGGGTGAATTCAATCCCTGGCAGGTTGCCATGGGCAAGTCCACTCAAGAAGCCCTCGAATCGGCGGGTGTCTACGTCTACCGCGCGGATGATCCCGCCGAAGTCCCTGAGACCGTGCGCGCCGCGTTGAATTTTGGCTACAACACCTCCCGGATGGTCGCTGTCCTGATCGGACAGCGGGTTATCGGCACCAAAAACTTTAACAAGTGA
- a CDS encoding electron transfer flavoprotein subunit beta/FixA family protein yields the protein MKIVVPVKRVVDYNVKVRVKSDGTGVDIANVKMSMNPFDEIAVEEAVRLKEAGVASEVIAVSCGVTQSQETLRTALAIGADRAILIESNEELQPLAVATLLKALVDREQPSLVILGKQAIDDDSNQTGQMLAALANLPQATFASKVVVADGKATVSREVDGGAETLSLTLPAVVTTDLRLNEPRYVTLPNIMKAKKKPLDTIRPEDLGVEVTPRLKTLKVAEPPKRSAGVMVPDVKTLVEKLKTEARVL from the coding sequence ATGAAGATTGTTGTGCCAGTCAAAAGAGTGGTCGACTACAACGTGAAAGTCCGGGTGAAGTCGGACGGCACGGGCGTCGACATCGCGAACGTGAAGATGTCGATGAATCCGTTCGACGAAATCGCGGTTGAAGAAGCCGTGCGTCTGAAGGAAGCGGGCGTGGCTAGTGAGGTGATTGCCGTTTCGTGCGGGGTCACGCAATCGCAGGAAACGCTGCGCACGGCGCTGGCTATCGGCGCGGACCGCGCGATCCTGATCGAGTCGAACGAGGAGCTGCAGCCGCTGGCCGTGGCCACGCTGCTGAAGGCGCTGGTCGACAGGGAACAGCCTTCGCTCGTGATTCTCGGCAAGCAGGCCATCGACGACGATTCGAACCAGACCGGCCAGATGCTCGCCGCGCTGGCTAACCTGCCGCAAGCCACCTTCGCCTCGAAGGTTGTCGTGGCGGACGGCAAGGCGACCGTGTCGCGTGAAGTGGATGGCGGCGCCGAAACGCTGTCGCTGACGCTGCCCGCTGTGGTCACGACCGACCTGCGCCTGAACGAGCCGCGCTACGTGACGCTGCCGAACATCATGAAGGCGAAGAAGAAGCCGCTGGACACGATCAGGCCCGAAGACCTCGGCGTTGAGGTGACGCCGCGCCTGAAGACGCTGAAAGTCGCCGAGCCGCCGAAGCGCTCCGCCGGTGTGATGGTGCCGGATGTGAAGACGCTGGTCGAGAAGCTGAAGACTGAAGCCAGGGTGCTTTAA
- a CDS encoding FAD-binding protein, with the protein MVNLVIAEHDSVSIKAATLNTIAAAQKIGGDIHVLVAGHNAQAAADAAAKIAGVSKVLLADAPQLEAGLAENVEATVLTLVQDPATDYSHILASATAYGKNIAPRIAAKLDVAQISDITAVDSADTFERPIYAGNAIATVQSADPIKVITVRTTGFDAVAAVGGSATVEKIAAAADTGISQFVSREVTKLDRPELTSAKIIVSGGRGLGNGENYTKVLEPLADKLNAALGASRAAVDAGFVPNDYQVGQTGKIVAPQLYMAVGISGAIQHLAGMKDSKVIVAINKDPEAPIFSVADYGLVGDLFAVVPEFVAMLS; encoded by the coding sequence CTGGTTAATCTTGTAATAGCAGAACATGACAGTGTGTCGATCAAGGCCGCGACGCTGAACACGATTGCAGCGGCGCAGAAGATCGGCGGTGACATTCACGTGCTGGTGGCCGGTCACAACGCGCAGGCCGCGGCGGATGCGGCCGCGAAGATCGCGGGCGTCAGCAAGGTGCTGCTGGCCGACGCGCCGCAACTCGAAGCGGGTCTCGCGGAAAACGTCGAGGCGACGGTGCTGACGCTTGTGCAAGACCCGGCGACGGACTACTCGCACATCCTCGCGTCGGCCACCGCCTACGGCAAGAACATCGCCCCGCGTATCGCCGCGAAGCTCGACGTCGCACAGATCAGCGACATCACCGCAGTGGACAGCGCCGACACGTTCGAACGCCCGATCTACGCGGGCAACGCGATTGCTACGGTGCAATCGGCTGATCCGATCAAGGTCATCACGGTGCGCACGACGGGCTTCGACGCGGTCGCAGCCGTTGGTGGCAGCGCCACGGTCGAGAAGATCGCAGCCGCGGCAGACACAGGCATCTCGCAGTTCGTCAGCCGTGAAGTGACGAAGCTGGACCGTCCGGAGCTGACGTCGGCGAAGATCATCGTCTCGGGTGGCCGCGGTCTCGGCAACGGCGAGAACTACACCAAGGTGCTGGAGCCGCTGGCCGACAAGCTGAACGCAGCGCTGGGCGCATCGCGTGCGGCGGTCGATGCGGGCTTCGTGCCGAACGACTATCAGGTCGGCCAGACCGGCAAGATCGTCGCGCCGCAACTGTACATGGCCGTCGGCATTTCGGGGGCGATCCAGCATCTGGCCGGGATGAAAGACTCGAAGGTGATCGTCGCGATCAACAAGGACCCGGAAGCGCCGATTTTCAGCGTCGCCGACTACGGGCTCGTTGGCGACCTGTTCGCCGTTGTACCTGAATTTGTGGCCATGCTGTCTTGA
- a CDS encoding fumarylacetoacetate hydrolase family protein, giving the protein MKIVRYSIDGNEHYGILGSDGNIQRLKCSPLEALHPSGHVDTLESVRVLSPFHRPRVFGLGYNYRAHSQEVGKNTPTLPVLFMKPSTTVIGPDAAIVYPPDGENIHFEGELTVIIGKEARHVSESDALRYVFGYTCGNDVSDRVLQRRESEYGCLLMGKGYDTFAPIGPVVETDIDPSNLHLITRVNGEVRQSGNTADLVYGVPTLIAYLSKYMTLLPGDHIMTGTPAGVGPIKPGDTIEVEIEGIGVLRNRVIASPDAAS; this is encoded by the coding sequence ATGAAAATCGTGCGATATTCGATTGATGGCAACGAGCATTACGGCATTCTCGGCAGCGACGGAAATATCCAGCGACTGAAGTGCTCGCCGCTGGAAGCACTGCATCCTTCCGGCCATGTCGACACACTCGAATCAGTTCGCGTGTTGAGCCCGTTTCACCGCCCTCGCGTTTTCGGTCTCGGATACAACTACCGCGCGCATTCGCAGGAAGTTGGGAAGAACACGCCCACGCTGCCCGTGCTGTTCATGAAACCCAGCACCACGGTGATCGGCCCGGACGCGGCCATCGTCTATCCGCCCGACGGCGAGAACATTCATTTCGAAGGGGAGCTGACGGTGATCATCGGCAAGGAAGCGCGCCATGTTTCCGAAAGCGATGCACTGCGTTACGTGTTCGGTTACACGTGCGGCAACGACGTCAGCGACCGGGTGTTGCAGCGTCGCGAGAGCGAGTACGGCTGCCTCCTCATGGGTAAAGGCTACGACACGTTCGCGCCGATTGGTCCCGTGGTCGAGACGGACATCGATCCGTCGAACCTTCATCTGATCACCCGCGTCAACGGCGAGGTGCGCCAGAGCGGCAACACCGCCGACCTCGTCTATGGCGTGCCCACGCTGATCGCCTACCTCAGCAAGTATATGACGCTCCTTCCCGGCGATCACATCATGACGGGAACACCGGCGGGGGTCGGCCCGATCAAGCCCGGAGACACGATCGAGGTCGAGATCGAAGGGATCGGTGTGCTGCGCAACCGTGTGATCGCCTCGCCAGACGCGGCGTCCTGA
- a CDS encoding alcohol dehydrogenase catalytic domain-containing protein: protein MERTMVAARLHALHTPMTLDTIPVPKPRPNDVLVRVKACGIVPNMANVINNWPTWFPHQPLPKFPAIFGLDPAGVVEEVGEAVLNVKPGDRVYVSPLRSCGSCKACRAGRRSECRYYTLNGYFSTSRDGQRIFDLYPYGGFSEYMTAPEYAIVNLPDNMSFEQAGRFGYMGTSYGALKNAAAGPGQVALIDGITGTLGVAATVLGLAMGLSRILGTGRDEALLKRVKALAPDRIEVMQLGEGSTGEWAKSLTGGEGADFVISALGAKAPAATMLDSMKGVRRGGRVVNVGGVAEDLPIDVKWLMDEQVQIIGSNWFTTAQGQEMADMVSTGAIDLSYLEHRRFPLERVNEAISGLKDRDGGFSNYVVLP from the coding sequence ATGGAACGAACAATGGTTGCAGCACGGCTGCATGCTCTCCACACCCCGATGACGCTCGATACCATCCCGGTGCCGAAACCGAGACCCAACGATGTTCTCGTCCGAGTCAAGGCATGCGGAATTGTGCCGAACATGGCGAACGTCATCAATAACTGGCCGACTTGGTTTCCGCATCAGCCGCTGCCAAAATTTCCCGCCATCTTCGGTCTGGACCCCGCCGGGGTCGTCGAAGAAGTCGGTGAAGCGGTCCTCAACGTCAAGCCGGGCGATCGCGTCTATGTGAGCCCGTTGCGTTCCTGCGGATCGTGCAAGGCATGCCGGGCCGGCCGGCGCAGTGAATGCCGCTACTACACGCTGAACGGGTACTTCAGCACGAGCCGCGACGGGCAACGCATCTTCGATCTTTACCCGTATGGCGGCTTCAGCGAATACATGACCGCTCCCGAGTATGCGATCGTCAATCTCCCCGATAACATGAGCTTCGAACAGGCCGGCCGGTTCGGGTATATGGGCACGTCGTACGGTGCGCTGAAAAACGCCGCCGCGGGTCCAGGCCAGGTTGCGCTCATAGACGGCATCACGGGCACGTTAGGTGTGGCTGCAACGGTGCTCGGCCTCGCCATGGGACTGTCGCGCATTCTCGGCACGGGGCGCGACGAAGCGCTGCTCAAACGTGTCAAGGCGCTCGCGCCGGACCGCATCGAAGTGATGCAGCTCGGCGAAGGCTCGACGGGCGAATGGGCGAAGTCGCTGACGGGCGGTGAAGGCGCGGACTTTGTTATCAGTGCGCTTGGCGCGAAGGCGCCCGCGGCCACCATGCTCGATTCGATGAAGGGCGTTCGACGCGGCGGCAGAGTGGTGAATGTCGGCGGCGTGGCGGAAGACCTGCCTATCGACGTGAAGTGGCTGATGGATGAACAGGTGCAGATCATTGGATCGAACTGGTTCACGACGGCACAGGGCCAGGAAATGGCCGACATGGTGAGCACTGGCGCAATCGACCTGTCGTATCTCGAACATCGCAGATTCCCGCTCGAACGCGTCAATGAAGCCATCTCCGGCCTGAAGGATCGCGACGGAGGCTTCAGCAACTATGTCGTCCTTCCCTGA
- a CDS encoding carboxymuconolactone decarboxylase family protein, with protein MARVKYLQRSDLAGVNDALFDRLERERKVPTANIFRALVHAPQILDRFLSYANAIRASSISPKLRELAILTVGHCTGSEYEIAHHQSHGLKAGISAEQLKAIPDFETSPLFNEEERAVMAVAKESTLKVDVSDKTWNRIVPFLNEQQRVELALNIAWYNSGVRIMGALAIELEESYR; from the coding sequence ATGGCACGCGTCAAATATCTTCAGCGTTCGGACCTCGCAGGCGTCAACGACGCCCTCTTCGACCGGCTCGAACGTGAACGCAAAGTACCTACCGCGAACATCTTCCGCGCGCTTGTGCACGCACCGCAGATTCTCGACCGGTTCCTGTCCTACGCGAATGCAATCCGCGCGTCGTCGATCAGCCCGAAGCTGCGTGAACTCGCGATTCTGACGGTGGGACACTGCACCGGCTCTGAATACGAAATCGCGCATCACCAGTCGCATGGACTGAAGGCGGGCATCAGTGCCGAGCAACTGAAGGCGATCCCCGACTTCGAAACATCGCCTCTCTTCAACGAAGAGGAACGTGCGGTGATGGCAGTCGCAAAAGAGTCGACGCTGAAGGTCGACGTCAGCGACAAGACCTGGAACAGGATTGTCCCGTTCCTGAACGAACAGCAACGGGTCGAGCTCGCATTGAACATCGCCTGGTACAACTCCGGCGTGCGCATCATGGGCGCACTCGCGATCGAACTCGAGGAGAGTTATCGCTGA